From one Palaemon carinicauda isolate YSFRI2023 unplaced genomic scaffold, ASM3689809v2 scaffold18, whole genome shotgun sequence genomic stretch:
- the LOC137635818 gene encoding uncharacterized protein, which yields MVTEAGTFACKEVVQLTLGNINGGEEEERVKEVFVTGKINVSTDYIMPSDRLKRWPHMADVDLQSMPTYHEQVQLVIGLDTTLNRIILEQRHGTANEPSAYLTKLGWVAFGPTGDRCASEVSPVHHVHRKFDPQDLSELLQSHFNRDFFEKESLSRLEDSLEDKRFLATLNNTTQHRHGKYVAKLPFKDFTPLPDNMKMAIRRARSLKRRLENDEAYNTSYVAQMEKYTDKGYAERVSVSQLDRKDGRVWLMPNHSVRHPVKQKDLVIFDLKARHRGTSLNEHLMQGPDLTNSLPGVHLHFREGQHAITADVQEMFHQMKVPEENRDCLRYL from the coding sequence ATGGTGACAGAGGCCGGTACGTTCGCCTGCAAGGAAGTGGTCCAACTCACCCTTGGTAACATCAACGGAGGTGAGGAGGAAGAACGAGTAAAAGAAGTCTTTGTTACTGGCAAAATTAATGTGTCGACGGACTACATAATGCCTTCGGACCGGCTGAAGAGATGGCCACACATGGCAGACGTAGATCTGCAAAGTATGCCAACTTACCACGAACAGGTCCAGCTTGTTATCGGGTTAGACACGACCCTGAATCGAATCATTCTGGAGCAACGCCACGGCACTGCCAATGAGCCATCCGCCTACCTAACCAAGCTTGGTTGGGTGGCTTTCGGTCCTACTGGAGACCGGTGTGCATCGGAGGTCTCACCCGTGCATCATGTTCATCGAAAATTTGACCCTCAAGACTTGTCAGAGCTACTGCAGAGTCATTTTAATAGAGATTTCTTCGAAAAGGAATCCCTCTCCAGATTGGAAGATTCCCTAGAGGATAAAAGATTCCTGGCCACCTTGAATAACACGACACAGCATCGACATGGAAAGTACGTGGCCAAGCTGCCATTCAAGGACTTTACTCCTCTACCAGATAATATGAAAATGGCAATTCGGCGAGCCCGAAGCTTGAAAAGAAGACTAGAAAATGACGAAGCTTACAACACATCCTACGTAGCTCAGATGGAGAAATATACTGATAAGGGCTATGCAGAAAGGGTTTCTGTAAGTCAGCTAGACAGGAAGGACGGGCGCGTATGGCTCATGCCGAACCACTCTGTCAGGCATCCTGTCAAACAGAAAGACCTAGTGATCTTCGATCTGAAAGCAAGGCACCGAGGAACATCTCTCAACGAACATCTGATGCAAGGCCCCGACCTCACCAATAGCCTGCCGGGTGTTCACCTGCATTTTAGAGAGGGTCAACATGCCATCACAGCAGACGTGCAGGAGATGTTCCATCAGATGAAGGTACCTGAAGAGAACAGAGACTGCCTGAGGTACCTCTGA
- the LOC137635819 gene encoding uncharacterized protein, with protein MSIDVFTFRIVLKDKPFNRRGVLSVVASIYDPLGYLSPVTFIAKILLQEMCRRKLSCDEEMCTDELVRWKTWLAQLPQLEEFQLRRTFIPPDFGDVDTLQLHHFADASQTGYGVVSYFHVVGVNGKIHYTLVIGRARVAPLKRTSIPRLELTAAAFAAQKDSKLKTELDLKLAPLVFWTDSTLVMKYLRNPTARY; from the coding sequence ATGAGCATAGACGTGTTCACGTTCAGAATCGTCCTTAAAGACAAACCTTTCAACCGACGTGGTGTGCTCTCTGTTGTTGCATCGATCTACGACCCCTTGGGCTACTTATCCCCCGTCACTTTCATCGCGAAGATCCTGTTGCAAGAAATGTGCCGAAGGAAGCTCTCGTGCGATGAGGAGATGTGTACTGATGAACTTGTTCGATGGAAGACCTGGCTCGCGCAGTTGCCACAACTGGAAGAGTTCCAACTACGAAGGACCTTCATACCACCAGACTTCGGAGATGTTGACACCCTTCAGCTGCACCACTTTGCAGATGCAAGTCAGACAGGCTATGGTGTAGTCTCTTACTTTCATGTAGTTGGTGTCAACGGAAAGATTCATTACACTCTCGTCATAGGACGGGCGAGAGTCGCccctctgaaaaggaccagcatCCCTCGTCTTGAGCTGACGGCGGCTGCTTTCGCTGCACAGAAGGACTCAAAGCTGAAGACTGAGCTCGATCTGAAACTGGCCCCGTTAGTCTTCTGGACTGATAGCACCTTAGTGATGAAATATCTCAGAAATCCGACTGCGAGGTATTAG
- the LOC137635820 gene encoding uncharacterized protein has product MPEDVVRGELDPDAEVKTSPVFDIRKKEPKFIESIATIFSSWLKFLRTVAWMTRFIRHMQKARPYSGDSLSSAELRTAENLIWRLTQRQEYEEELSTLSKKERSLKRSSKLIKLRPFLEDGLLHVGGLLQKSTLADTAKNPIILPSSSLAVKLMVRATHESCGHCGQSHLMTQLRTNYWIVW; this is encoded by the coding sequence ATGCCCGAAGACGTTGTCAGAGGAGAGCTTGATCCAGACGCCGAAGTGAAGACTTCTCCTGTCTTCGATATAAGGAAGAAAGAACCAAAGTTCATTGAATCAATAGCGACAATATTCTCCTCCTGGTTGAAGTTTCTCAGGACCGTCGCGTGGATGACAAGATTTATCCGCCACATGCAGAAAGCTCGCCCATACAGCGGCGACTCACTCTCGAGTGCGGAGCTGCGTACCGCGGAGAATTTGATCTGGAGACTGACCCAGAGGCAAGAGTATGAAGAAGAGTTAAGCACCCTCTCGAAGAAGGAAAGATCGCTGAAGAGGTCTAGTAAATTAATCAAGTTAAGACCATTTCTCGAGGATGGATTGCTCCACGTTGGTGGTCTATTGCAGAAATCAACACTGGCAGATACGGCCAAGAATCCAATCATCCTACCCAGCAGTTCTCTGGCGGTCAAGCTTATGGTGAGAGCCACGCACGAGTCCTGCGGTCATTGTGGCCAGAGCCACCTGATGACCCAGTTGAGGACAAACTACTGGATCGTCTGGTGA
- the LOC137635821 gene encoding uncharacterized protein has protein sequence MEQDSFVNAIRHFIARRGPIKRMWSNNGTNIVAMEQELREALQRFNEGEIRDTLSIRGIEWNFHPPRASHFGGVWERLIRSVRRALTAACLQQVTTDKTLRTLFCKVEAVVNSRPLTKINGDPNCPAPLTPNIILTLKGSHDPLTM, from the coding sequence ATGGAACAAGACTCCTTCGTCAATGCCATCAGGCATTTCATCGCTCGTAGGGGGCCTATCAAGAGAATGTGGTCCAACAACGGGACCAACATTGTGGCCATGGAACAAGAGCTAAGAGAAGCTCTCCAGCGCTTCAACGAAGGAGAAATCAGAGACACACTCTCGATCCGAGGCATAGAGTGGAACTTTCATCCACCACGTGCCTCACACTTTGGCGGAGTGTGGGAGCGTCTGATCAGGTCCGTCCGAAGAGCCCTTACAGCGGCCTGTCTCCAACAAGTCACGACTGATAAAACGCTTCGCACTCTGTTCTGCAAAGTGGAGGCTGTTGTTAATAGCCGACCTCTGACGAAGATCAACGGCGACCCGAACTGCCCTGCTCCTCTCACGCCTAACATAATCCTAACTTTGAAAGGGTCACACGATCCCCTCACGATGTAG